Proteins from a genomic interval of Phaeobacter gallaeciensis DSM 26640:
- a CDS encoding acyl-CoA dehydrogenase family protein: MQLNWTAEQQQTRTAFAAIGKMADPDELHLGRRAFDQRTWDRLTAAGLWRMIVPREFGGDGRDWWGFTAALEGLAATLRTPGMLLSVIAQAGMVRALDLYGSDSQKREYLGRILNGELSATAIADPDTGTDVRATSSLLTPGPNETFRLSGAKYNIAHAPVASFILVVCKLSDHGREGISLVLLDADSPGLTIGAQDRKLGNLDLPTGQMRFDDVPLHYGHLLGEPGAGLRNLVNIVSMGRLYYGLVAAWLIEPMLTEAFDFSKKRTTFDVPIIEHQYIQKKLTDIRIGTESAKWVSYGALHQLLSGAPEAAMTCSISKLVGAETIVEGAMELMKLYGSKGYHEGQITTFLRDALAFCSVGGTEEMHRRNIFGQMTRLHAKATKAANPATPKTLEPA, translated from the coding sequence ATGCAATTGAACTGGACAGCCGAGCAGCAGCAAACTCGCACCGCCTTTGCGGCGATTGGGAAAATGGCCGACCCGGATGAGCTGCATCTGGGGCGGCGCGCTTTTGATCAACGTACCTGGGATCGGCTGACCGCCGCTGGTTTGTGGCGGATGATCGTGCCGCGCGAGTTTGGCGGGGACGGTCGGGATTGGTGGGGTTTTACTGCTGCGCTGGAAGGCCTTGCGGCCACCTTGCGCACCCCTGGGATGTTGCTGTCGGTGATCGCGCAGGCTGGAATGGTGCGCGCATTGGACCTCTACGGCAGCGACAGCCAGAAGCGCGAATATTTGGGCCGGATCCTAAATGGGGAGCTGAGTGCAACTGCAATTGCGGATCCTGACACCGGCACCGATGTGCGGGCAACATCGTCGCTGTTAACCCCAGGCCCCAATGAGACCTTCCGCTTGAGCGGCGCAAAATACAATATCGCGCATGCCCCGGTCGCCAGCTTCATTCTTGTTGTCTGCAAGCTGAGTGACCACGGCCGCGAAGGCATTTCGCTCGTATTACTGGATGCCGATAGCCCCGGACTGACGATCGGTGCGCAGGATCGCAAGCTGGGTAATCTGGACCTACCGACCGGCCAAATGCGATTTGATGATGTACCGCTCCACTATGGTCACCTTCTGGGCGAACCCGGAGCCGGCCTTCGTAACCTTGTGAACATCGTCTCCATGGGACGCCTGTACTATGGTCTGGTGGCGGCTTGGCTTATTGAACCTATGCTTACTGAGGCATTCGATTTCTCAAAGAAACGGACAACGTTTGATGTCCCGATCATTGAGCATCAGTACATCCAGAAGAAGCTGACCGATATTCGCATCGGCACCGAAAGCGCAAAGTGGGTATCCTACGGCGCCCTGCATCAACTGCTCAGTGGTGCTCCGGAAGCCGCGATGACCTGTTCGATTTCCAAACTCGTCGGTGCCGAAACCATCGTTGAGGGCGCGATGGAGCTGATGAAGCTCTACGGCAGCAAAGGCTACCACGAGGGACAAATTACCACCTTTCTACGGGATGCTCTGGCGTTTTGCAGCGTGGGCGGCACTGAGGAAATGCACCGTCGCAACATTTTCGGCCAGATGACCAGGTTGCACGCCAAGGCCACGAAAGCCGCAAATCCCGCGACACCCAAAACGCTGGAACCCGCCTAG
- a CDS encoding ABC transporter ATP-binding protein, whose amino-acid sequence MTTQTQDSKPLLELKNLEKRFELDKGFLETIKLRGGRITREKRAVHAVNNVSLSADRGEALCIVGESGCGKSTVARLVAGLLTPSGGEIHYDGERIDDCSRGEMMPLRKKMQMIFQNPYASLNPRMTIQQALEEPVRHHNPSLSRGEVRDKVSEVMRSVGVDPSWSSRYPHEFSGGQRQRIAIARALTVDPEFIIADEPISALDVSIQAQVLNLMLEAKDQRGLTYFFITHDLSVVEHFGTRVAVLYLGTLCELADTRTLFENPKHPYTKALLSAVPQLKDQGQSHIRLQGEIPTPINLPQGCPFQTRCAFANARCRESRPRPLRQADGSTVACHAVEENRLDS is encoded by the coding sequence ATGACCACCCAAACACAAGACAGTAAACCATTGCTTGAACTGAAGAACCTTGAAAAACGCTTTGAGCTGGACAAGGGGTTTCTGGAAACCATCAAGCTGCGCGGCGGTCGCATCACCCGGGAAAAACGCGCTGTTCATGCGGTGAACAATGTCTCGCTTAGTGCTGATCGGGGAGAAGCTCTGTGTATTGTCGGTGAATCGGGCTGCGGCAAATCTACCGTCGCTCGTCTGGTAGCCGGGCTGCTGACACCGAGCGGCGGCGAGATCCACTATGATGGTGAACGGATTGATGATTGCTCACGCGGGGAGATGATGCCTCTGCGCAAGAAGATGCAGATGATCTTTCAGAACCCTTATGCTTCTCTCAATCCGCGCATGACGATTCAGCAAGCGCTGGAAGAGCCGGTTCGCCACCACAACCCCTCTCTGTCGCGCGGCGAAGTTCGCGACAAGGTCTCAGAAGTGATGCGGTCTGTAGGGGTGGATCCCAGCTGGTCCAGCCGCTATCCGCATGAGTTCTCTGGCGGGCAGCGCCAGCGGATCGCCATCGCGCGCGCGCTGACGGTGGACCCTGAGTTTATCATCGCAGATGAACCTATCTCAGCGTTGGACGTCTCGATTCAGGCGCAGGTTCTGAACCTGATGCTGGAGGCGAAAGACCAGCGCGGTTTGACCTATTTCTTCATCACCCATGATCTGAGTGTTGTGGAACATTTCGGCACCCGCGTTGCGGTGCTGTATCTCGGGACATTATGCGAGCTGGCCGATACCCGGACCCTGTTTGAAAACCCGAAACACCCTTACACCAAGGCTTTGTTGTCGGCGGTCCCGCAGTTGAAAGATCAGGGGCAAAGCCACATCCGTCTGCAAGGTGAGATCCCGACGCCGATCAACTTGCCTCAAGGTTGCCCCTTCCAAACGCGCTGCGCATTTGCGAATGCTAGATGTCGCGAGTCGCGGCCACGGCCGCTGCGTCAGGCAGACGGCAGCACCGTTGCCTGCCACGCAGTCGAAGAAAATAGGCTAGACAGCTAA
- a CDS encoding M23 family metallopeptidase, translating to MKKSSTTLACGALALSALIAVTPAIADDRFKAPGDLIKDTGIGLSIGAVLYPDMRFPLESGPAYANSHVYAPGGFKGNGGSQCDTVNYSYPWRDNFCELRRSDLPVCASGGHQGQDIRPATCQTDTHWAVAVEDGVIAHVGRFALTLQTPSGTLYRYVHMNMDDLAVAPLDKVSKGDRLGKVSNSWISELPIHLHFDVKETVQIGDETRSVFVPPYSSLVTSYRQLTD from the coding sequence ATGAAGAAAAGCTCTACGACCCTTGCCTGCGGCGCTCTCGCCCTCTCCGCACTGATCGCCGTCACGCCCGCAATTGCAGATGATCGATTCAAGGCGCCCGGCGACCTGATCAAAGACACCGGTATTGGCCTTTCGATCGGGGCTGTCCTCTACCCCGACATGCGCTTCCCTCTGGAAAGTGGACCGGCCTATGCAAACTCCCACGTCTATGCGCCTGGTGGGTTTAAGGGGAATGGCGGAAGCCAGTGTGATACCGTTAACTACAGCTATCCGTGGCGCGACAATTTCTGCGAGCTGCGCCGTTCAGACCTGCCGGTCTGTGCATCCGGCGGCCATCAGGGACAAGATATTCGCCCGGCCACCTGCCAAACAGACACACATTGGGCAGTTGCAGTAGAAGACGGTGTGATCGCGCATGTAGGCCGCTTTGCCCTGACCTTACAAACGCCCTCCGGCACGCTCTACCGCTACGTTCACATGAATATGGACGATCTCGCCGTTGCCCCACTGGACAAGGTGTCCAAAGGGGATCGCCTTGGCAAAGTGTCAAATTCCTGGATCTCGGAACTGCCGATCCATCTGCATTTCGACGTCAAGGAAACGGTCCAGATCGGCGACGAAACGCGTTCAGTCTTTGTGCCCCCTTACAGCAGTCTGGTGACCTCCTATCGCCAACTGACAGACTGA
- a CDS encoding ABC transporter permease, translated as MDNASPSLLDHPVPTEITGAGSLAVERFSRLLGGFVLRLLIFCFVIVLCAVLSRMMPGDTLEVMLSTDFARGLGTGEVQQLQETMGLGGGIASQVWEYWGKLFSGDLGYSIPHAAPVLQLLLTALPWTGLLILGAMPVFLIGGALAGIEAGQQPGGTVDRWVTPVVTILASLPPFTGAVLLLLVFGILWPILPTGGAEPLFPSTEYFGRAMGVLRHAILPMLALALHELARFYFLARAETLNLTQRDFIVNARARGISPWRLRWAYIGRSLIPACLSRLSDTLTGLVSAVFFVEIVFSYPGTGYLIYSAILDRDYDLLQGAVVFMAGVVLLMNWLIDGLSAHLARRG; from the coding sequence GTGGACAATGCCTCCCCCTCGCTGCTGGACCACCCGGTGCCGACGGAGATCACAGGAGCAGGATCGCTAGCTGTTGAAAGGTTTTCGCGCCTCCTCGGCGGGTTCGTTCTGCGGCTATTGATCTTCTGCTTTGTCATTGTGCTATGCGCGGTGCTTTCGCGGATGATGCCGGGCGACACGCTGGAGGTCATGCTGTCGACGGATTTCGCGCGGGGTCTTGGAACCGGTGAGGTGCAGCAATTGCAGGAAACGATGGGACTGGGCGGCGGGATTGCCTCTCAGGTCTGGGAGTACTGGGGCAAGCTGTTCTCTGGTGATCTGGGTTATTCAATTCCCCATGCGGCCCCGGTTCTGCAGCTGTTATTGACCGCTTTGCCCTGGACAGGACTGTTAATTTTAGGCGCGATGCCGGTCTTTCTCATTGGTGGCGCTTTGGCTGGGATTGAGGCCGGGCAGCAGCCCGGTGGAACTGTGGATCGTTGGGTCACGCCTGTTGTGACCATTCTGGCAAGCCTGCCGCCATTCACCGGGGCGGTCTTGCTGCTTCTTGTGTTTGGCATTCTGTGGCCCATTCTGCCGACTGGTGGGGCGGAGCCACTTTTCCCCTCGACGGAGTACTTTGGGCGGGCAATGGGCGTTCTGCGTCACGCGATCCTTCCGATGCTCGCGTTGGCGCTGCATGAGTTGGCGCGGTTTTATTTTCTAGCGCGGGCTGAAACACTCAATTTAACCCAACGTGATTTCATCGTGAATGCGCGGGCACGCGGGATCTCGCCTTGGCGTCTTCGATGGGCTTATATCGGACGCAGCCTGATACCCGCTTGCCTGTCACGGCTAAGCGACACATTGACCGGGTTGGTGAGCGCCGTGTTTTTTGTGGAGATCGTTTTTTCCTATCCGGGCACTGGGTATCTGATCTACAGCGCCATCCTGGATCGGGACTATGACCTGTTGCAGGGGGCAGTCGTATTTATGGCCGGCGTTGTCCTGCTCATGAACTGGTTGATTGATGGCCTGTCTGCGCATCTTGCGAGGCGTGGTTAG
- a CDS encoding type 2 periplasmic-binding domain-containing protein: MDLQIENNADAEYIPHPQTFGWVKQVHTLGPAGTNCERAALSWALRRCQGASVKLHRTMEQAADSVACQDGAVLVGVVAYPHLHSIIYAHIQKMKLLDVFIMNTDNMVLASRTGAEPKICATHPAPEKLLPITVERRFVSSNVIAARDCAEGHADGCITTLCAAEKFGLPILRKFGPVPMGFTIHGPLEKHACQDCTQHA; encoded by the coding sequence ATGGATCTTCAAATTGAAAATAACGCCGACGCCGAGTATATTCCGCACCCCCAAACATTCGGCTGGGTGAAACAGGTTCATACGCTGGGCCCAGCCGGTACAAATTGTGAGCGTGCAGCCCTATCCTGGGCATTGCGCCGGTGTCAGGGTGCTTCGGTAAAACTGCACCGAACGATGGAACAGGCCGCAGACAGTGTCGCCTGCCAGGATGGAGCGGTTTTGGTTGGCGTGGTGGCTTATCCACATCTGCACTCAATCATCTACGCCCATATCCAGAAGATGAAGCTGTTGGATGTGTTTATCATGAACACCGACAATATGGTCCTCGCCTCCCGCACTGGGGCAGAGCCCAAGATCTGCGCGACCCATCCGGCACCTGAAAAGCTGCTCCCGATCACGGTTGAGCGACGCTTTGTCTCCAGCAATGTCATCGCCGCGCGGGACTGCGCCGAGGGTCACGCCGACGGCTGTATCACCACGCTCTGCGCGGCCGAGAAATTCGGGCTGCCAATTCTGCGCAAATTTGGTCCCGTTCCTATGGGATTTACCATCCATGGTCCGCTGGAAAAACACGCCTGCCAGGACTGCACCCAGCACGCCTGA
- a CDS encoding acyl-CoA thioesterase → MSNKAFETPVEIRYRDTDSMGHVSSPVYYDYMQSAYLEYMHDLLELPKSEKLPHIMVKTSCDYVSQALYGDNLVVCSRVISFGGKSFEMEHVMHIDDDDRRVVANAKSVHVMFDYDKQATYPVPDAFKESVATFQETA, encoded by the coding sequence ATGTCCAACAAAGCCTTCGAAACCCCCGTCGAAATCCGTTACCGCGACACAGATTCTATGGGGCATGTCAGCAGCCCAGTTTACTACGACTACATGCAGTCGGCCTATCTGGAATACATGCATGACCTTCTGGAGCTGCCAAAGTCCGAGAAGCTGCCGCATATCATGGTCAAAACCTCCTGCGATTACGTCTCTCAGGCGCTCTATGGTGACAACCTCGTTGTTTGCAGCCGGGTGATCAGCTTCGGCGGTAAGAGCTTCGAGATGGAGCATGTGATGCATATCGACGACGACGATCGGCGCGTCGTGGCCAATGCCAAATCTGTCCATGTGATGTTCGACTACGACAAACAGGCGACCTATCCGGTGCCGGATGCCTTCAAGGAAAGCGTTGCGACTTTTCAGGAAACTGCCTGA
- a CDS encoding LysR family transcriptional regulator, translating into MDIIWLRDFEALTTHKNFSRAAEDRNVSQPAFSRRIRALEDEVGVKLINRQTFPLSLTPAGDVFLSQAKIILRTYSETLERCQTIDAAGENVIRFASSQSLYMTHFRDHIEPLMEAGGLDVDLNSTSWAADQFVTALQQRYCDVILTYWHPAMDFLSPLEVSKCDYLTLSEDEFIPVSKTDADGNPLFDLRRDPKRQIPLLSYGSASALRSVLDHTLRQQISPPNLLVVNQNSLANSVKAMILEGFGLGWLPRKLCQAELTEGRLAVAGEEAFVTPLSVRLYRETENSKPTLNSLWRRMSDSAMSIT; encoded by the coding sequence TTGGATATTATCTGGCTCAGAGATTTTGAAGCGCTGACAACGCACAAGAACTTTTCGCGCGCAGCGGAAGACCGCAATGTCAGCCAACCTGCATTCTCCAGGCGCATTCGTGCCCTGGAGGATGAGGTTGGCGTGAAGTTGATCAACAGGCAAACTTTCCCACTGTCTTTGACACCGGCTGGGGATGTGTTCCTGTCGCAGGCCAAAATTATCCTGCGCACGTACTCGGAAACACTGGAACGCTGCCAGACAATTGATGCTGCGGGTGAAAACGTTATTCGGTTTGCGTCGTCACAGTCGCTTTATATGACACACTTCCGTGACCACATCGAACCTCTGATGGAGGCTGGCGGGCTGGATGTTGATCTCAACTCGACCAGCTGGGCAGCAGATCAGTTTGTGACGGCACTGCAGCAGCGGTATTGTGACGTCATCCTGACCTATTGGCATCCAGCCATGGATTTCCTGTCACCGCTGGAGGTCAGCAAATGCGACTATCTTACGCTGTCAGAGGACGAATTCATCCCGGTTTCAAAAACCGATGCCGACGGCAACCCGCTGTTTGATCTGCGCCGGGATCCCAAGCGGCAGATACCCCTGCTGTCATATGGCAGTGCATCGGCTCTGAGATCGGTTCTTGACCATACTCTGCGGCAGCAAATTTCGCCGCCAAACCTGCTGGTGGTGAACCAGAATTCTCTGGCCAACTCGGTTAAGGCAATGATCCTTGAAGGTTTCGGGTTAGGATGGCTACCTCGCAAACTCTGCCAAGCCGAACTCACCGAGGGTCGTCTGGCGGTTGCCGGTGAAGAAGCGTTTGTGACTCCCCTATCGGTCCGCCTTTATCGTGAGACGGAGAATAGCAAACCCACGCTGAATAGCCTGTGGCGGCGCATGAGCGATAGCGCGATGTCGATCACCTGA
- a CDS encoding LysR family transcriptional regulator, which yields MDISQLKTFVTVAREGSITRASELLFRSQPAVSAHIKTMEDTLGLSLFQRTPRGMSVTTDGQRLLVEARQLLDNHQKFLEEASRLRGRLAGQLRVGAGRNLGSTEVSRLLADLSKNFPDLEVALQHGTSSSVLDDIRNGRLDAGFFIDPDEAHTDLETLEISHFSVYLAAAPDLVSERTELDWARLEALPWIYPTYSSCCGRIAERLFKENGIQPARIINVDDETITRTLIASGAGIGLVHVSSAGTEPVSGDITLLLEVRKSTRVLFAHLASRAKDPIISAVRELLNTEQMAISA from the coding sequence ATGGATATCAGTCAACTCAAGACCTTTGTCACCGTGGCAAGGGAGGGAAGTATTACGCGCGCGTCAGAACTTCTGTTTCGCAGTCAACCTGCCGTCAGCGCCCATATCAAAACAATGGAAGACACGCTTGGCCTGTCATTGTTCCAGCGCACACCACGTGGAATGAGCGTCACCACGGATGGTCAGCGGCTCTTGGTCGAAGCGCGGCAGTTGCTCGACAATCACCAGAAGTTTTTGGAAGAAGCTTCTCGCCTGCGTGGTCGTTTGGCCGGTCAGCTACGGGTCGGCGCCGGGCGCAACCTGGGATCAACTGAGGTGAGCCGCCTGCTCGCAGATCTGTCGAAGAACTTCCCGGATCTGGAAGTCGCTTTGCAACATGGCACATCCTCCAGCGTGCTGGACGATATTCGCAACGGGCGACTGGATGCCGGCTTTTTCATTGATCCAGATGAGGCTCACACAGATCTTGAAACGCTCGAAATCTCTCACTTCAGCGTCTATCTTGCTGCGGCCCCGGATCTGGTATCAGAACGCACAGAACTTGACTGGGCTCGCCTCGAAGCCCTGCCTTGGATCTATCCAACGTATAGTTCATGCTGCGGTCGCATCGCAGAGCGCCTGTTTAAGGAAAACGGCATCCAACCCGCTCGCATCATCAATGTTGACGACGAAACAATCACTCGGACCCTGATCGCAAGCGGTGCCGGGATCGGGCTGGTTCACGTCAGTTCAGCGGGGACCGAACCGGTGAGCGGCGATATTACCCTGCTTCTTGAGGTGCGCAAATCCACACGGGTCCTGTTCGCCCATTTGGCGTCCCGTGCAAAAGACCCAATTATCAGCGCCGTACGCGAGCTGCTGAATACCGAACAGATGGCTATCTCTGCTTAA
- a CDS encoding peptide ABC transporter permease, with product MLLTSRRRPLLAAVILLCLGIWLAGAGGLLEYRISKEVLAPPGLGHWLGTNEIGQDVLTGLILATPTTLTLALATALVTVSLAVGAASLVVFGGSFLSALVLRCVDILQVVPTMLLLLLIAALVSPGFMALFLLLVLTGWSDDVRVAAAVLRREALRENVQYARVMGAGWVYCWRWHLFAALRPLLGALMVQNIRQAALKSAGLAFLGLTDPRLLTWGSMMQSAMDQLYTDAWIWLLLPPAALLSLLLHATLTQGDRRLRSAAVLGPAF from the coding sequence ATGCTGCTGACATCGCGACGGAGGCCGCTTCTCGCGGCAGTCATCCTGCTGTGCCTTGGCATCTGGCTAGCTGGGGCAGGTGGGTTGCTCGAATATCGTATCAGCAAAGAGGTGCTGGCGCCGCCAGGGCTGGGGCATTGGCTGGGCACAAATGAGATCGGGCAGGACGTGTTGACGGGGCTGATCCTTGCCACGCCGACCACGCTAACGCTGGCCTTAGCAACAGCGCTGGTGACGGTGAGCCTTGCCGTGGGTGCTGCAAGCCTTGTGGTGTTCGGCGGCTCGTTTTTATCGGCGCTTGTATTGCGGTGTGTGGATATATTGCAGGTGGTTCCGACCATGCTGCTTCTCCTGCTTATTGCGGCATTGGTGAGCCCTGGCTTCATGGCCTTGTTTCTTCTGTTGGTACTAACAGGTTGGAGCGACGACGTGCGGGTGGCCGCGGCGGTTCTGCGGCGAGAAGCTCTGCGCGAAAATGTTCAATATGCCCGCGTGATGGGGGCAGGGTGGGTCTATTGCTGGCGCTGGCATCTTTTTGCAGCGCTGCGCCCACTTTTGGGTGCCCTAATGGTGCAAAACATCAGACAGGCCGCGTTGAAGTCCGCGGGTCTGGCGTTTTTGGGCCTGACGGACCCGCGGCTATTAACCTGGGGGAGCATGATGCAATCTGCAATGGATCAGCTCTATACCGATGCTTGGATCTGGCTCCTGTTGCCGCCGGCGGCGCTTTTGTCGCTGCTGTTACATGCGACACTGACACAGGGTGACCGGCGCTTGCGCTCTGCCGCGGTTTTAGGACCTGCATTTTGA
- a CDS encoding ABC transporter ATP-binding protein yields the protein MIRVDKLCLWHGPRVIFRNVSFEVPKGQTLALLGASGSGKTSLARLLLGVLPGRHVDMVDQNGDGFSWSGRAEVLGVDMLRAPRADQRKLRRTGLSLIVQALSDALNPHQTVLQHVVELLPNSRRRTSLALLLCKRFNIPERILHRYPATLSGGEIQRVLTALALARDPQVLILDEPTAALDHSNRTLAVAALSAGQAQRSQLLITHDLDLAGQMADRMVILHDRQLVERGAAVEMLMQPDRRAMVCRPCTTAPRGIAPLVPRPEPLPTSPPGLVVQNLSYRQAGTQVLRDISIAVRPGRCLAVFGQSGGGKSTLARLLCGYEPLQKGRILWRPRNDAQPRICHPQELALVAQHPHRAMARHMSVGDVLHDAQRLFRRLGRAGRDIDIAGLMGRVGLPHSSAFLSQRAADLSGGEAQRLIIARALLSRPLCMIADEPTASLDSDTRDTILNLFRRLMAQEQLALIVFTHDPKVAVALGHDIRFLSKGQLRLSPSDVAA from the coding sequence TTGATCCGGGTCGATAAACTCTGTCTCTGGCATGGGCCCCGCGTGATCTTCCGGAATGTCTCCTTTGAGGTACCCAAAGGGCAGACATTGGCACTGCTCGGGGCCTCCGGCAGCGGTAAAACCTCGCTGGCGCGGCTGTTGCTCGGTGTGCTGCCAGGCCGTCATGTGGATATGGTTGATCAAAACGGGGACGGGTTCAGCTGGTCAGGGAGGGCTGAGGTGCTGGGGGTTGATATGCTACGTGCGCCGCGTGCAGATCAGCGCAAACTGCGGCGAACGGGTTTAAGCCTGATCGTGCAGGCCCTGTCGGACGCGTTAAACCCGCATCAGACCGTTCTGCAACATGTGGTGGAGCTGCTGCCAAACAGCCGCCGACGGACCTCCCTGGCTTTGTTATTGTGCAAGCGGTTCAACATTCCAGAGCGCATCCTGCACAGATATCCCGCGACCCTTAGCGGTGGCGAAATCCAGCGGGTTCTGACAGCGTTGGCATTGGCACGTGATCCGCAGGTCCTGATCCTTGACGAACCTACTGCTGCGCTGGATCACAGCAATCGAACACTGGCAGTTGCAGCTCTTAGCGCGGGGCAGGCGCAGCGCAGCCAATTGCTGATCACTCATGATCTTGATCTGGCGGGCCAGATGGCAGATCGCATGGTGATCCTGCATGATAGACAGCTGGTGGAGCGCGGCGCTGCAGTCGAGATGCTGATGCAACCCGACAGGCGTGCTATGGTCTGCCGCCCGTGCACGACGGCGCCACGGGGCATCGCCCCGTTGGTTCCAAGGCCAGAACCGCTACCGACGAGCCCGCCGGGGCTGGTGGTTCAGAATCTATCTTACCGACAGGCCGGAACGCAGGTGTTGCGTGACATTTCAATTGCAGTCCGGCCGGGACGGTGTCTGGCGGTCTTTGGCCAAAGCGGTGGCGGCAAGTCTACGCTGGCCCGCTTGCTCTGCGGATATGAGCCTTTGCAGAAGGGTCGTATCTTGTGGCGGCCCCGCAATGATGCTCAGCCTCGGATATGCCACCCACAGGAGTTGGCTTTGGTCGCGCAGCATCCTCATCGGGCAATGGCGCGACATATGAGTGTGGGGGATGTTCTACACGATGCCCAGCGACTGTTTCGTCGCCTAGGCCGCGCGGGTCGCGATATCGATATTGCAGGGCTGATGGGGAGAGTCGGCCTGCCGCATTCCAGCGCCTTTTTATCACAGCGCGCAGCGGATCTGTCCGGAGGCGAAGCGCAGCGCCTGATCATTGCACGTGCTTTGCTATCGCGGCCGCTCTGCATGATTGCGGATGAACCGACGGCATCACTGGACAGCGATACCCGAGATACCATTCTCAACCTATTTAGACGTCTTATGGCACAGGAGCAGTTGGCTTTGATCGTATTTACTCATGACCCGAAGGTTGCAGTCGCCCTAGGTCATGATATCCGTTTTCTATCGAAGGGGCAGCTGCGCCTTAGTCCTTCCGACGTTGCAGCTTAG
- a CDS encoding gamma-glutamylcyclotransferase — translation MSDTLWVFAYGSLIWDPGFEPAEQLPAQLSGYQRRFCLNSLRYRGTFAQPGLVLALDAAEDAVCNGVALAVPSGQEPEVLKDLRARELFNPAYREITTPLALADGRMVEALTYVVNRDHEQYDNHSLPRQAEIIAHAAGERGPNCDYLWNTADHLRNLGIADDNLDWLSAEVRALQAAQGASSHR, via the coding sequence ATGTCCGACACACTTTGGGTTTTTGCTTATGGATCATTGATCTGGGATCCCGGATTTGAACCAGCAGAGCAGCTACCCGCCCAACTCAGCGGCTATCAGCGCCGGTTCTGTCTGAACTCTCTGCGCTATCGCGGCACCTTTGCACAGCCCGGCTTGGTGCTTGCATTGGACGCCGCAGAAGACGCGGTCTGTAACGGCGTCGCCCTGGCGGTGCCATCCGGTCAGGAACCAGAGGTCCTGAAAGACCTGCGCGCGCGCGAGCTGTTCAATCCCGCGTACCGTGAAATCACGACGCCGCTTGCCCTCGCGGACGGTCGAATGGTTGAGGCACTCACCTATGTCGTCAATCGGGATCACGAGCAATATGATAACCACAGCCTGCCACGACAGGCGGAGATCATCGCCCATGCAGCCGGTGAACGCGGCCCCAACTGCGATTATCTGTGGAATACGGCCGATCATTTGCGCAATCTTGGAATTGCGGATGACAACCTCGACTGGCTTTCAGCAGAAGTGCGCGCGCTGCAGGCGGCACAGGGTGCCTCCAGTCACCGCTAA
- a CDS encoding glutathione S-transferase family protein, with amino-acid sequence MNRKLYSLCGQDGKRHYSPHVWKIIMALNHKRLDYDLIPVSFADISSIEDGSFSSVPVLRDGNTVLGESFDIARYLDETYTDAPALFDGRGAVALTRFVESYCKTVLHPSLATIAVMDMHNLMSPADQVYFRSARERRFGMPLEAMAEGGEAERALLPEKLSPVRDLLATQDWLSGTTPAYADFTLFGTLQWCNVCSPNTLFEKDCIVSNWFDRCLDLYDGVGRNPGQPN; translated from the coding sequence ATGAACCGCAAACTATACAGCCTATGTGGCCAAGACGGAAAACGTCACTACTCACCACATGTATGGAAAATCATTATGGCTCTTAATCATAAGAGGCTAGATTACGACCTCATCCCGGTCTCCTTTGCAGATATCTCAAGTATTGAGGATGGGAGCTTTAGCAGCGTTCCTGTGCTGCGTGATGGCAATACGGTTTTGGGAGAGAGTTTCGACATTGCCCGATATCTCGATGAAACCTATACTGATGCCCCCGCCCTGTTTGATGGCAGGGGAGCGGTAGCGTTGACTCGTTTCGTGGAAAGCTACTGTAAGACCGTCCTCCACCCCAGCCTCGCAACCATCGCTGTCATGGATATGCATAATCTGATGTCACCGGCTGACCAGGTCTATTTCCGATCTGCACGCGAACGCCGGTTTGGTATGCCACTTGAGGCTATGGCCGAAGGTGGTGAGGCCGAACGCGCGCTGCTGCCGGAAAAACTTTCCCCGGTACGCGATCTGCTGGCGACCCAAGATTGGCTGTCGGGGACGACGCCTGCCTATGCAGATTTCACCCTTTTCGGGACCCTTCAATGGTGTAACGTATGCTCACCTAACACTCTGTTTGAAAAAGATTGTATCGTTTCAAACTGGTTTGATCGCTGCCTTGACCTTTACGATGGCGTTGGTCGGAATCCAGGCCAGCCAAACTGA